A portion of the Oreochromis niloticus isolate F11D_XX unplaced genomic scaffold, O_niloticus_UMD_NMBU tig00000795_pilon, whole genome shotgun sequence genome contains these proteins:
- the LOC109199676 gene encoding eotaxin-like gives MSVKILSITLLLVSMCVSCHSSEGTHRHHPGPVPPCCTVVTKGNMTADVVGQIYHELAARGHCVKAIIFYTKDGKLCADPDAQWVKDLIANMTKV, from the exons ATGTCTGTGAAGAtcctctccatcactctcctcctGGTCTCAATGTGTGTGAGCTGCCACTCCTCTGAAG GTACTCATCGTCATCATCCTGGACCGGTACCACCATGCTGCACTGTAGTCACCAAAGGCAATATGACTGCTGACGTGGTGGGGCAAATATATCATGAACTGGCTGCAAGAGGACACTGTGTGAAGGCTATAAT tttttACACAAAAGATGGAAAACTTTGTGCTGATCCAGACGCTCAGTGGGTCAAAGATC TCATTGCCAACATGACGAAGGTGTGA